From Theileria annulata chromosome 1, complete sequence, *** SEQUENCING IN PROGRESS ***, one genomic window encodes:
- a CDS encoding enzyme, putative (Weak Pfam hit (8.7e-03) to endonuclease/exonuclease/phosphatase family; product call is based on the Pfam match), producing the protein MILSSQITTKLINRRIFHNSNFISNFYTNRTTYRSLSNSKIYNKSNNKIDDNDIKHSNKFSKMLSKVVNQRNIMTQACLLHSVKSSISSSIISNSSINAQDEAVNGCENCENDDKDEADERLPRLWHYLTQPQPISSTMVNTNNIANNLKTIDNGVSSNDNRSFRVMSFNALAQSLVDDKYAQNDKRTMSWEYRREEILSEISQSNSDLLCFQEIDERDYVEFFKPKTEAMGYNSVYKRKLQDKLDGVLTLYRSQRYRLLLKNELEFCSQRPDFDKPQVALILALVDLRSSNSVDANDSAENLERSDDTKSKGNEISESDVLVLTNTHLIFNKSRGDIKLYQLCNLLKGIQKTIELINSSESAIKFTEPLVETFSLGVKSTISVTQEYKHWVASRVRKSEPSVIICADFNITPQSLIYNLIFNGFAPLRNSNRRVLSGQYLMFDNTYLTASTGHNESGETLGNAKHYISDIYSTKNKDKAIHSNKDKTIESETLGSVFTNNHSNAEETVKACNGNSDEMPENNNWYEEIGIDEEFKVKPNHVSSEAVEDFINLIKPKSTDLSREFANKLSLISSNGASNGDTTSNGVDNNNIGSGDVIYCPFKLSSAYAMGDSFNSEPAFTAFHGWQRGCVDYICYDPNFVQLEAIYEMPQYSQVKRNGDLPHKVLHYNIWLNRCGYIVISHTELFILQLYIL; encoded by the coding sequence atgattttatcaTCGCAAATTACCACTAAGCTAATCAATAGGCGAATTTTTCACAATTCAAActttatttctaatttttacACAAATCGTACTACCTATCGTAGTTTATCCaatagtaaaatttataataaatccaataataaaattgatgatAATGATATAAAGCATAGCAACAAATTCAGTAAAATGTTATCGAAAGTGGTAAATCAGCGTAATATAATGACACAGGCGTGTCTTTTACATAGTGTTAAGTCATCCATTTCGTCATCAATTATTTCAAACTCCTCAATTAACGCCCAAGATGAAGCTGTTAATGGCTGTGAGAACTGTGAAAACGATGATAAAGATGAGGCTGACGAACGATTGCCCAGACTTTGGCATTATTTAACTCAACCCCAGCCCATTTCCTCAACTATGgttaatacaaataatatcgccaataatttaaaaactaTTGATAATGGCGTTAGTAGTAACGACAACCGTAGTTTTAGAGTAATGAGCTTTAACGCGTTAGCCCAGAGTTTGGTGGATGATAAGTATGCGCAAAACGACAAGAGAACGATGAGTTGGGAATACCGTAGGGAAGAAATTTTGAGTGAGATCTCACAGTCGAATTCTGACCTTTTGTGTTTCCAGGAAATTGACGAACGGGACTACGTTGAGTTCTTCAAGCCCAAAACTGAAGCTATGGGTTATAATTCCGTATACAAGCGTAAGCTCCAGGACAAGCTCGACGGGGTTTTAACTCTGTACAGGAGCCAGAGGTACAGACTTTTACTCAAAAATGAACTTGAATTCTGCTCACAACGACCTGATTTCGATAAACCGCAAGTGGCACTCATTCTGGCACTAGTTGATCTACGCTCTAGCAACTCAGTTGATGCTAATGACTCTGCAGAAAATCTGGAAAGATCTGATGATACTAAGAGTAAAGGCAATGAGATTAGTGAATCCGATGTGTTGGTTCTAACGAATACACATTTGATATTTAACAAGAGCAGAGGAGATATTAAACTGTACCAACTGTGTAACTTGCTCAAGGGCATTCAGAAGACAATTGAATTGATTAATTCATCTGAAAGCGCTATTAAGTTTACTGAGCCATTGGTAGAAACTTTTAGCTTGGGTGTAAAATCAACAATTTCAGTCACTCAGGAGTACAAACACTGGGTAGCCAGTCGTGTGAGAAAGTCAGAGCCCTCTGTAATTATCTGCGCCGACTTTAACATTACCCCTCAGAGCCTTATTTATAACTTAATTTTCAACGGTTTTGCGCCTCTGAGGAACAGTAACCGCAGAGTACTCTCCGGTCAATATCTAATGTTCGATAATACATATTTAACTGCCTCAACAGGACATAACGAATCTGGTGAAACTCTAGGCAATGCCAAACACTACATTTCCGATATTTATTCCACTAAAAATAAGGATAAAGCTATTCATAGTAATAAGGATAAAACTATAGAGAGTGAGACTTTAGGAAGTGTTTTCACCAATAACCATTCCAATGCTGAGGAAACAGTTAAAGCCTGTAATGGTAATTCGGATGAAATGCCCGAGAATAATAACTGGTATGAAGAAATTGGAATTGATGAAGAGTTTAAAGTTAAGCCGAATCACGTTAGTTCTGAGGCAGTAGAAGATTTCATTAATCTCATAAAGCCCAAATCAACTGATTTGTCACGTGAATTTGCCAATAAACTTTCATTAATCTCATCTAATGGCGCTAGCAATGGTGATACTACTTCTAATGGTGTTGATAATAACAACATTGGCAGTGGAGATGTGATATATTGTCCCTTTAAGTTGTCAAGCGCTTACGCAATGGGTGATAGCTTTAATTCTGAGCCAGCGTTTACTGCTTTTCACGGATGGCAGCGAGGTTGCGTTGATTACATTTGTTACGACCCAAACTTTGTTCAGTTGGAGGCCATCTACGAAATGCCCCAATACTCACAAGTTAAACGAAATGGTGACTTACCACATAAGGTACTCCATTACAATATTTGGTTAAACAGATGTggttatatagttatatccCATACGGAACTATTTATTCTGCAATTATATATCCTttag
- a CDS encoding exosome complex exonuclease rrp44, putative (1 probable transmembrane helix predicted for TA20585 by TMHMM2.0 at aa 163-185), with protein sequence MLDSIRMESNFHSLRSFWKVSGKSNLKRITREIYFRNDLGCGVNSCDACPNSLTQRKLNAELPIIILSFEIINNNFVVLEEFLKNCVIPVTVINEIRRRSLTQYNRLKKLVKNSERTFYVFSNENLKDTFVEELPGESVSERDQRAILQCAYWYSNHLPNLQILFLTSFFLLIFTLLSKLLNIYYYGEDVVMDRPENLSIINLHQLYDMFPNDYEGMLERLSPKPVQNISGTEKGVYPPHLTEAEVRIGLDSGSLFSGTLHMYIGSYQRGYVSCGNHEFKVNSLIHLNRALDGDQVIVQLIDTPNNTVDNTTDNVHYSDNGIDNNSAGLEEQVGTENDDSNLIYGYLEPEQYKVIKRYCKIVSIVNRMRKEFCGSLLPIEGEVGDGYVQRLFVPVDARIPFISIETRRSKELENNRIVVEVDSWDRFSKRPNGHWTEILGPIDDRNVESTVILREHQVITEDFSLQSYRHLGLITSSLVDTSSTEKDEDKSDIKITPELLGGRVDYRDEVVFSVDPPGCKDIDDALGCKRLSNGNFEVSVHIADVTYFVPEGSNLDKEASERCTTVYLVDRRTDMLPKLLTTNLCSLMSDVNRLTFSVYWEMDMNGVILATKFSKSVIKSRRSLTYQQAQEMIDSSSNDEVSVSLRNLNNLSKILRKQRIERGAVELESSEVKFEFDMSKVLNLESYKTYETNQMVEEFMLLANISVATKIFERFPKCSLLRVHPPPVEEKLNELNRTLQQQNITSFKYGNSKQLNESLEIVKNEKNDKFTTATKILTTRTMSQALYRNSNDLDEDEFKHYGLCCEYYTHFTSPIRRYADVIVHRLLASALDLAPLNVNFIQSLSGQCDLLNKRHRNAQWCSRESDKMFSYLYFKQMGDVECNGIVLDINEDRVVVLTLEYGIEAVANVEYKSFDKVNKVLVDLAGNVLKVFDQVKVRLYTCNKHFRNSIKANII encoded by the exons ATGTTGGATTCTATCAGGATGGAGAGTAATTTCCATAGCTTGAGAAGTTTCTGGAAGGTCTCAGGCAAGTCGAATCTGAAGCGTATAACCCGTGAAATTTACTTCAGAAACGATCTCGGGTGCGGTGTTAACTCTTGCGATGCTTGCCCTAATTCTCTCACACAGA GAAAATTAAACGCCGAGCTACCCATAATAATACTGTCGTTTgagataataaataataacttTGTGGTTCTGGAGGAATTTTTGAAAAACTGTGTGATTCCAGTAACTGTGATTAATGAGATAAGGCGCAGGTCCCTAACACAGTACAATAGGCtgaaaaaattagttaagAACTCTGAACGGACTTTTTACGTATTTTCAAATGAAAATCTTAAGGATACTTTCGTGGAGGAGTTGCCAGGAGAAAGTGTTAGCGAAAGGGATCAAAGAGCCATCTTACAGTGCGCCTACTGGTATTCCAACCATTTAccaaatttacaaattctaTTCCTAACAAGTTTCTTTTTACTCATTTTTACACTATTAAGTAAActattgaatatatattact ATGGAGAAGATGTCGTGATGGATCGTCCCGAGAATTTGAGCATAATTAACTTACATCAACTGTACGACATGTTTCCCAATGATTATGAAGGTATGTTGGAGAGGTTGTCTCCAAAACCAGTTCAAAATATTTCTGGGACTGAGAAAGGGGTTTACCCACCTCACCTAACTGAGGCTGAGGTAAGGATTGGGTTGGATTCTGGATCTCTCTTTAGTGGCACCTTGCATATGTACATAGGGTCCTATCAACGCGGTTACGTTTCATGCGGCAATCATGAATTTAAAGTTAACTCATTAATTCACCTAAATCGAGCCCTCGATGGCGATCAAGTCATTGTTCAACTCATTGACACTCCCAATAACACAGTTGATAATACTACTGATAATGTACATTACAGTGATAATggtattgataataatagtGCTGGTTTGGAGGAACAAGTTGGGACTGAAAATGATGATAGTAACTTGATCTACGGTTATTTGGAGCCAGAGCAATATAAAGTGATAAAACGTTACTGTAAAATCGTGTCAATAGTGAACAGAATGAGAAAGGAGTTTTGTGGAAGTTTACTGCCAATTGAGGGTGAAGTCGGTGATGGGTATGTTCAGCGCCTCTTCGTACCAGTTGATGCCAGAATCCCCTTCATTTCCATCGAGACTCGGCGCTCAAAAGAACTTGAAAACAACAGAATTGTGGTTGAAGTTGACTCCTGGGATAGGTTCTCAAAACGCCCAAACGGACATTGGACTGAGATTCTGGGACCAATTGATGATAGAAATGTAGAATCCACCGTAATTCTCAGGGAACACCAAGTAATAACGGAAGATTTTTCACTTCAAAGCTACAGACATTTGGGTCTAATTACAAGCTCTTTAGTTGATACTAGTAGTACAG AAAAAGATGAGGATAAGAGtgatataaaaataactcCTGAATTGTTAGGGGGTAGAGTAGATTACCGTGATGAGGTGGTTTTTAGTGTGGATCCGCCCGGTTGTAAGGATATTGATGACGCCTTGGGCTGTAAGAGGCTTTCTAATGGAAACTTTGAGGTCTCAGTTCACATCGCAGACGTTACTTATTTCGTACCCGAGGGTTCAAACCTGGACAAAGAAGCCTCTGAACGATGTACCACAGTTTACCTCGTTGATCGCAGAACTGATATGTTGCCCAAACTCCTAACCACAAATCTATGCTCATTAAT GAGTGATGTGAATAGATTAACGTTTTCTGTGTATTGGGAGATGGACATGAATGGAGTTATTCTGGCCACAAAATTCTCAAAGTCAGTCATCAAAAGCAGACGATCACTCACTTATCAACAGGCACAAGAAATGATAGATTCCTCCTCCAA TGATGAAGTAAGCGTTTCATTGAGGAATTTGAACAATTTGTCGAAAATCTTGAGGAAACAAAGAATCGAACGAGGCGCAGTGGAATTAGAATCATCCGAA GTGAAATTTGAGTTTGATATGAGTAAAGTATTGAATTTGGAGTCATACAAAACGTACGAAACAAACCAAATG GTGGAAGAGTTTATGTTACTGGCAAACATATCAGTGGCCACTAAAATCTTCGAAAGATTCCCGAAATGCTCATTATTAAGAGTACACCCGCCGCCAGTTGAAGAGAAACTTAATGAACTTAATCGCACCCTTCAACAGCAAAACATAACTTCTTTCAA ATATGGAAACTCTAAACAGCTGAACGAGTCCTTGgaaatagttaaaaatgaaaagaaCGACAAGTTTACAACAGctactaaaattttaaccaCGCGTACAATGTCACAG GCTCTTTATCGGAATAGTAATGACTTGGACGAGGACGAGTTTAAGCACTACGGCCTCTGTTGCGAGTATTACACTCACTTCACTTCTCCAATCCGAAGATACGCAGACGTTATTGTACACAGATTACTCGCTTCAGCTCTTGATTTGGCGCCTCTCAACGTAAATTTCATCCAATCA TTGAGTGGACAATGTGATTTACTGAATAAAAGACATAGAAATGCACAGTGGTGTTCAAGGGAGTCAGATAAAATGTTCTCATATCTCTACTTCAAACAAATG GGCGATGTGGAGTGTAACGGGATAGTGTTGGACATAAACGAGGACAGAGTAGTGGTGCTGACTCTGGAGTACGGAATAGAAGCTGTGGCAAACGTGGAGTACAAGTCCTTTGACAAGGTTAACAAGGTACTCGTAGACTTAGCTGGCAACGTCTTGAAGGTCTTCGACCAAGTTAAAGTCAGGCTTTACACCTGCAATAAACACTTCAGAAACTCCATTAAAGCTAATATCatctaa
- a CDS encoding uncharacterized protein (Apicoplast targetting peptide predicted by the PlasmoAP tool;~Signal peptide predicted for TA20560 by SignalP 2.0 HMM (Signal peptide probability 0.632, signal anchor probability 0.000) with cleavage site probability 0.426 between residues 18 and 19), producing MYVLLNLYIIFLTRFSSSSIYRNWTSIAKSNFKKGKETYKLIINNLREKENDCMSLLSNDKHVTENFPIDLDYIHNSTDPYPCLTQFNRIGDKFDIDDEGVEVDDMSYSKIINEAGCWKYVLGEINTLDVDSCDLKGDASRSLIALAKTKCHFLRANRKFPTKEQGCILNPSKFTPGQLNKYLSPNPDNTEDNNSEQEYRINPCREDYKGNECEKLKRIIVSHCTDPSVMSESAFQMYHSDLNHIDNICFYLQSGDWNQRTESNINKLADSANHMVDVYNTFKDQFEILNNKQNEQLNKAEKRYCHFFRIRSQLKMESSYMYCTITTWPLI from the exons ATGTATGTGTTactaaatttgtatattatttttttaacgCGATTTTCCAGTTCCTCGATATACAGAAACTGGACTTCCATCGCTAAATCGAATTTTAAGAAGGGAAAGGAGACTTACaagttaattataaacaACTTGCGAGAGAAGGAAAACGACTGTATGTCCCTACTATCCAACGATAAACACGTTACTGAAAACTTCCCTATCGATTTAGATTACATTCATAATTCCACTGATCCTTATCCTTGCCTTACACAATTTAACAGAATTG GagataaatttgatattgACGATGAGGGTGTGGAAGTGGATGACATGAGTTATAGCAAGATAATTAACGAGGCAGGGTGTTGGAAGTATGTTTTGGGAGAGATCAACACCCTTGATGTTGACAGTTGTGACCTAAAGGGAGACGCCTCTAGGTCACTTATCGCACTTGCAAAGACCAAATGTCACTTTTTAAGAGCTAACAGGAAGTTCCCAACTAAGGAACAAGGCTGTATACTAAACCCCTCTAAATTCACACCTGGCCAATTAAATAAGTATTTATCCCCTAATCCTGATAATACAGAAGATAATAACTCTGAACAAGAGTACAGAATAAACCCATGTCGAGAAGATTATAAAGGAAATGAATGTGAGAAGTTAAAGAGAATAATAGTATCGCACTGCACTGACCCCTCAGTCATGTCAGAATCTGCTTTTCAGATGTATCATTCTGATCTAAACCACATcg ATAATATATGTTTTTATTTGCAATCTGGTGACTGGAATCAGAGAACTGAAAGCAAT attaataaattggCCGATTCTGCTAATCACATGGTAGACGTTTATAATACTTTTAAGGACCAATTTGAAATCTTGAACAACAAGCAAAATGAACAACTAAATAAGGCCGAAAA GCGTTATTGCCACTTCTTTCGAATTCGCAGCCAACTCAAGATGGAAAGTTCTTACATGTACTGTACTATCACTACATGGCCACTTATATAG
- a CDS encoding ribonucleoprotein, putative, with protein sequence MSSPNEFEEVAVGNQDEVFDEIQEEQILAELESSQNDHKTTHSSNTIHNDTAETSDADAMDANTIENSIEHEMDNGMDSIEPVNSSEPVDYEQIECDKQGECELGDLPCSPAPPVEIKLFVARIPKTHEESDLRRLFEEFGVVKDVIVIRDKTSNAHKNCAFVKMASICQADAAVRRLNNQRVIDSSLGAVQIRYATGEVERLGFTQMAGEPGVDEAKLFVGSLPKSLTEEDLSSLFKEFGEAMEVFVLKDLACGGNKGCGFVKMKYKEQALHAIKELNGKKMLEGSVRPLEVRFAMNKTGLSGQDFESRKKRNRPSGMNHPPPSNPPSNSPGQKHVRKDKNFGYVNYNNGNPRMAGPWKEYISPDGRFYYYNIDNGTTQWEVPKEFLNLNSNYSSSNYHNNNNNYHNNNYNNYSNSGGNNYNNSVGGDSSLFIFHIPPQWNNNDLFRTFSPFGRVVQARIAVDRSTNRSKGYAFVSYDNPESATQAVANMNGFTIMGKKLRVNYKTTNNRSNPY encoded by the coding sequence ATGAGTAGCCCGAACGAGTTCGAGGAGGTCGCCGTTGGTAACCAGGACGAGGTTTTTGACGAGATTCAAGAGGAACAAATCCTCGCAGAGCTCGAATCTTCACAAAACGATCATAAAACCACACATTCCTCAAACACAATTCATAACGACACAGCAGAAACGAGTGATGCTGATGCAATGGATGCCAATACTATAGAGAATAGTATTGAACATGAAATGGATAACGGAATGGATTCTATAGAACCAGTTAATAGTAGTGAACCAGTAGACTACGAACAAATTGAATGCGATAAACAAGGAGAGTGTGAGTTAGGAGATTTGCCGTGCTCCCCAGCTCCACCAGTCGAGATAAAGTTATTCGTTGCACGAATCCCCAAGACACACGAGGAGTCAGATCTGCGCCGTCTGTTCGAGGAGTTCGGAGTAGTTAAAGACGTTATAGTTATAAGGGATAAGACATCAAACGCCCACAAGAACTGCGCGTTTGTGAAAATGGCGTCCATTTGCCAGGCAGACGCAGCAGTAAGACGTTTGAACAACCAGCGAGTCATTGACTCGTCACTCGGAGCAGTTCAAATCCGTTACGCAACGGGCGAAGTCGAGCGTTTAGGCTTCACCCAAATGGCCGGTGAACCAGGAGTTGATGAGGCTAAGCTTTTTGTAGGTTCGCTTCCCAAATCACTGACGGAAGAAGATTTGTCCTCTTTATTCAAGGAGTTTGGAGAGGCCATGGAGGTGTTTGTGCTTAAAGATTTAGCGTGTGGTGGGAATAAAGGCTGCGGCTTTGTGAAGATGAAGTACAAGGAGCAAGCCCTACACGCCATAAAGGAACTAAATGGTAAGAAAATGCTAGAGGGTTCTGTACGTCCACTTGAGGTCCGCTTTGCGATGAACAAAACTGGACTCAGCGGCCAGGATTTCGAGTCTCGCAAGAAACGAAATCGCCCTTCAGGCATGAACCACCCTCCACCCTCAAATCCGCCATCAAACTCACCAGGACAAAAGCATGTCCGAAAAGACAAAAATTTTGGATATGTCAACTATAATAACGGAAACCCTCGTATGGCGGGTCCATGGAAGGAATATATCTCGCCTGATGGCAGATTTTACTACTACAATATTGATAACGGAACCACACAGTGGGAAGTGCCGAAAGAATTCCTTAACCTCAATTCTAACTACAGCAGTTCCAATTACCACAACaataacaataattatCACAATAACAACTACAATAATTACAGTAACAGTGGTGGCAATaactataataatagtGTTGGAGGCGATAGCTCGTTGTTTATATTTCATATACCACCTCAATGGAACAACAATGATTTGTTTCGAACTTTCAGCCCCTTTGGTCGTGTAGTCCAGGCTCGGATCGCTGTAGACCGGAGTACGAATCGCAGCAAGGGCTACGCCTTCGTCTCCTACGACAATCCTGAAAGTGCTACTCAGGCCGTGGCGAACATGAACGGCTTCACCATCATGGGCAAGAAACTGCGTGTCAACTACAAGACTACGAACAACCGTTCGAATCCTTACTAG